From the Brienomyrus brachyistius isolate T26 chromosome 23, BBRACH_0.4, whole genome shotgun sequence genome, the window AATTCAAGACACTATTTCTTAACTTCAAGGTCCGATTTTTGCTTAAAATGACAGCACATCCCTTTTAATGTAGATGCAGCCTCTAgagtaggctccggaccccccactaccctgaataggacaagcggctacagaaaagggatggatggatggatggagattgcGAATGAACTGTACATGTACATTATGTtgatttttttgcttttcggcAAATATAACATGTACTTGTGGGCTGTGTGAAAAAATAGAAACTAATAAGATAACAGAATTAATACAATTTCACAAACAAGAAACGATACTATATAAACCAGCAGTCGATGGACGCACAGGTAAGCAGCGACGGGGGACAGAAACAGCTGCGGTATGGAGTGGGGGAAAATTACTGTACAATGAAGCTGGACGGGCTACTGGCCGTCGCCTACTGTCGGTAATCGCTCTGCTGCCGTTCCTCATACCTCAGGTTAATTATATTCTATTGTGCGGTATAGATAGCGCGCATAACCTCACAGGACTGTCACTGAAAATCCACTTCATCACTCCTATAACTACTGGACGCCAACATGTCGTACAGCAGCAATTTgcttaaaatttaaataaacaaaaacactaCAAGTTGAAATCCTTCAACAGCccactgtaatttgaaataccGCCGCCTTTTGGATTTGGTGTCCAGAGCGATTTTCGGCAGGTTTAATGCGTGTCTGGGTGAACCTGGGTGTCCTGTTGGCTCCATAAACACGGTTTCTCGTTTCTACTGGTGACACATATAATTACAAAACAATATAACTTGTCTGAGTTACAAAACCACCAAAAAGCCTAAAAACATTTAAGGGAGTAAATTGCTGTGTATgcaatattacatattatttcaTATAGGCTACTATTGTGCCACAATGTGATACAAATTTAATATACGATCTACTGACAATGTCTGTGGTACTTTTCCATGTCACGCTATAATATATGCATGAACTCACACTAATGATTTACCATCCAAAGGAAAGTATATTAATAAAATGAACATTTACAATCTCTGGGAATAATTTCTATATAGTTAAATTAACGAAGTAGAAAAAAGTAAGTATCCAATATTTTCAAAACAGGAAAGTTTCCTGCTGCCTCGTGTAACGAGCGAAGTCCCGGCGGCCGGCTGCCGATCGAAGGGCTACCCGTTTCCGCACCGGCTTTCTTTATTAGAAAAACTGGGTAGGATTTTCTGATGCCCGTCAGGAGTATGTGTTCTGCAAAGATACTGACGTTTTTTGCGGGGATGGGAAGGAAAATACCCTTTTTAACCCGGTTTCtggattttattacattttaaatcaaaGGTACATAAGCGTATTTTTAGCCGGTCCATGGGCTGCCTTACCGTGAGATGCGCGATCGCCAGCGTCGATCGCCGCTTCCCCTCCGTCCCGATCCCTCGGAACCCCGCGTCTGCGCTCGCGCTCGCGCGCGCTCTCTCACATTCCAGATCCCGAGCGCGGCTCCACCCAAAGAGGTGCAGTAGCAGAACGAAGCGAAACTCCGGTGAAACCTGTTTGTGTTCCTTCTTTAGAACCAAGTTATTTGACCggcaaatgaaatataaaattacatAAGTAGATGACTAATTAGAACATTGATATTGCTTGGTTTTTTATGTGTATAATGCTACTTACTCAGATGGTATGAATAACCAGTCCGATGTGAGTAATTTCTTACTTCCTTATGCACCTTAAAGGAAATCATCAACACCACCGTACTGAGATTCATGCAGCCGGGAAAACCTCTCTTGTTGCCTCACACGTTTCTCTACGAATTTTAGTCAGCACATaatttactttttttatttggTTGGCTTCATGACCTGAACTGCGGTTTCAAACGTCCGGATCCCAGTCAGTTAGTGAATCACATGACATTCGtgatgtgggtgggggggggggggggggcagtaaaaGAGGTCGCACTGTACTGCAGGGGCCATGGTTATCCCTGGGGGGTGCTGGGGAACTCAGTAGGCTTCTTCCTGCCAAGGCCTGCTCAGCTACCGATCCACCACTCACTGAGCAAAGTGCCTTCAAATGGATGAAAATATGAAGCTGCTTGTAAAATTCATTATCGATGTCTATGTTTAAGAATTACGAGCTTTATTTTTCGTGGAGTAATTCTTTATCCTGAGAATGAACCCATAGCACTAATGAAAGGAAGTACtgcaaatgttatttttcaTGCAAAACCAAGGATTAAGGTTTAGAAACACACTTTGGGCTATGTTGCCTCGCCTAGTGTAAAACAGTGTAAACCCTGTATCCCTGACCTTAGACCTGCACACAGGGCTGGGCCGGATTTGACAGCCTGCATGTCTTCGCCGCTGCCTGCATGAATCACAGATTTCCTGCGTGTCACTATCTGCACCATGGAAACTTCACAGCCAGCTATAATAATGCAGTGATCAGATAGGCGGTCAACCGTGTGACAAGGCCTGGCATTCCTCTGGAGGTGaaagtgtacatgtgtgtgtgtgagaaagagagagagaataaaAATGATACGTTTGGTACGGTTCTTAGAAAGTGTGTaagggcagtgtgtagctctgtGGGTTATGACTCTGTGCCAGTGCtcagatggttgctggttctAATCCCAGCATAGTGATTCTTTCATTGTGCTTAACTCAACTGCTCCAGGGACCAGCTAACTCTGCTCTGCTaagtgtatgttgctttggatagagATATCAGCTAAATTTGTAAACCGGTACAGCAGAAGTAAAGGGAATTTGCTGTGCATGATGCTGCTGGAGGTGGCGCAGTGAGTATGCTAAAGGCTTAAATATTTACGAAGGACTTGTTGTGGCAAGCAGGCTCTGCTTTTCCTCTGCAAGGTAGgctaataaaacaaaacaagccCCCCCCCTTGGCCTGTGAGCCACACCCTGCTCTTCTCTTCttacaagcagaggtgtctgccCACAGAGCTCTTATGTTTATGGTGGGTGGATGGCTGTTCTTCCCTCTAGGCATGAACAGCCCTGAACACGGCCTTTGCTGCCTTCATACTTAACACTGCCCGAGAACGGCCTTCATACTTAACACTGCCCGAGAACGGCGTCCTTCATGCTTCTGCCGCCAGTGGTCTTACAGTGCTGAATTTAAAAGGTTAACGTAGAGCCTTCGGAGCTTATCCCACAGCAGAGGACACGCAATCCTGTTTTCACTTGTTGCTCTGATATATGTGTAGCAATAGCAGTGGAGTTGCTGAGACAAGCCAGTCTTTCTGATTTTTCCTGCCTGCAGTGGTAAAATCAGTCAGCGTGCATGTTTTtgcgtgtatatatgtgtaaacGCTTCTTTGCCTGTcttgtgttgtgtttttttaaataacttagcAACCAGTCAAATTTTAAGGGCGGGCTTATGTGTGGGCGGAGCTTCAACTTTCCAGGGTGCAGTCATCTCGTGGAATGTGGCTACGCTGTTCCAGACCACACCCACAGGCTGCAACGGAGAACTACCTCACCACTCTCCTCTCCACCTTTGACTCACAACCTTGTCAACAGGCATAAGGGGAAGCCAGACCAGGGGAGGCTGCAAAACCAGGTCTGGATTACTGGCATCAAAAGCAGCCTGCTGATTGGACCCCAGGATGGGGACATAGAGCCTCTGGTCTGGGTGTCAGGTTAGGGaaggaagaaaaacaaaagtCTGTCCATCCGTTGAGACTAACATTTCGAGTTTAGCTTAGCATCCATGATAAATCTGCCAGCATGATCTCCGAGTCACAGCTAATGCTGTAATGTCACACCTGGATATAAGGTAACATGTATTTAAACTGAATACACAACCCTTATGTCAGGTGAGGAATTGTTCTTCATATTAAACATTCATCGGTTTAatgagtattattattattacttttaagtGTGCAGTGTAAATTTCATTGGCCACAATACTTTTTATAATTAGTGCCACATTGGAGGGCACTGCAAAGTTTCAGGTAATTGTTTAATTGCGTGTCAGGAAAGCCCCACAGGTAGTTATCATGCGACATGAtcagttaattaaaaatatctGTGAAACCAAGAAGAAACTACTCGTAGCAGCTGTCTGGTTGATTGCATCTATAGCCTAGTTTTtagttaaatcccatttaataTTTCAATAAAAGGTTTCGCTAGTAGAAAAATAGTATAGTCAGTTTCTTAACATGTAGTGTCTCCCAATCCCTTTGATTTGTATATTTTAGCTTAACTAACTACACCTGTTTTGAAATTGAATACTATACTGAACTGAACTGCTATTGACCCAGAGGGTTAAACGATTCTACGTACGTGCCGTTCAAGGCAAAGCAGAAGAGAGCCAAAGCAGAAGAATAGGTCAGCTCTATTCCTTATGCTAGGATATAGCCAGAGGCTGAGTCACCGTGCAGTGCGTACGAAAGATGGCGTGCCCTACCCAGGGTTTCAACACAACACAGCCTAAGGCCAGGAAAGAGTCTATGATTCTGTTCAAGTTAAAAAGAATAGCACAATAGACTAACAGAAGCTGGTAATATCCAGCCGTTCATATCCTGGGATAACAGCACTGAATTTTTACTCTTACAAATGTGTAAACTGCAATTATCCTGATTCCTGTGAAATATTACTAGCAGGTTGTACTGATTATGCTGAGTCGGTCATTAATTATGGCAATTATTATGATAAATTCCTGACAGAAGGGAAAAACATGATCAGCTAGCTGAGTAGCAGCTGGAGTCCAGCCGTAAAATTGTGAAGGAAAGGTTTCAGGTTGAGAAAGTTCATTTCTGaatatagtaaaaaaaatatttacttaCCGGAAATACATTTAGTTATAATACATTTTAGGATAGACGTGTGAaaggaaatatatattttaaaatatacatgtgGTAGATAAGTAGATTAGCCTTTTTTTACTCAAACCAGTCAGACCAGCAGCTCTTTTTTCAGTCCCAGAAGAAACAATGAATGTTTCCAGACACGCTCTGTCTACTGTGCCTACCTTATCACTCCACATGACTGCCTCTCAGCATTTGACATTTTAAATGATGCCTGCGGGGCTCAAGCCGCAATACAACGGATCTTCTGTGGTGTTCCACTTTCTGCCCAACGTGTCTGGtgcaacatttttgtgaggctGCAGCAAGATTAGTGCGTTAAGAGGGTTAAATCAGTTGTATTATTGttgtttgattttattttaggGCTCAAGAGTGTAGTAACCTAGAGAACACCCTAAATCAGTATGTGTATGATATGGGCCATGCTAAGTAAGCTCATGTACAGTGGATTTTACCTCGAACACTCCATACTCTTTACTGAGCACCCTCCTGTTGCTGAGAAGTAATTCAAGCACTCTGTATTTGGGCATGTCGTGCAGTCAGTAATGCATAGAATGTGTTTGACTGGACTGCACTACAAAGTAAATGCCATCTGTAAAGTGTAAAGACGACACATACTCACCCACTACACTAGGGGAGGCAGGTTAACAGCACGGACTGTGCCGCTACTCGCAATTACACAGAACAAGTGGATTCGGCAGCTTCCTGGCCTTCAGCTTAGATGGCGATGGGACCTATCAGAGGTATGAGTTTGCCGATGTTTCTTATCAGTGGAATGAAAAACATGTTCCTGTGCGGGATGTGAACCAGAAACGTTTCTTGGTTATAGATCCTCATCAAACAATGTAAGACACCGAGTAGGAACGGTATCTGTAACCAACATCTTAAACCTTCTGCCCAAATGATACCCTCAATCGAGCCCATATACAAGAGTACTACTAACACTACTTTAGTGAACTGCACAAACCCATGGACGTTAGGAAAAGCACATAAATGTCAGCTGAACAAAATTACCCCTTGTTAGTTTAACTGCAGATATCCAGTGAGTCAGCTAATGATGGTGGAGAACCTACTGTACTGGTTGTGGTCAGTTCTTTCATTTTTTCCTTGTGATGGCATCTCCATTTTCCATTGCCACCAAAACTCAACAACAAAACAAGCCTCGAGCTAAGTTATCCAACTCACGTGACATCCTGTTCTTTAGTGGTCAGTGCTAAAATTAGAAGATAAACTTAGAGCATACTGGTAATAAATCAGATGGAGGGAAACTATCCAAAACCCAAAGTTAACAAGCTGAaaacaggactggagtttgcatTATGTTGTATTTTGTCAGTCCGCATATGTTCAGCTCCTTCAAGAAATAGCTGGTTGCTGCACTGGACAATCCATCCATTGTTATACCCCAGTGCTGCCAGTGCACCTGCTGTGGAGCTGAAGCATGTGCGTTAAGTGTAAGGTCTGGATATCGTACCAGCTGTGAAATAACATGCTAGCAAAAATGTGGCAGTTAGGAGTTTTAATCCTAACTGTGCTGCACTAAATAATGTGCTTCCATCAGAGCTGACTCTGGGAAACATGCagacatttttttcccagaaaaggcttgttttcctgcagccATATAGGGGTTCCCCAACCGGGCCCGGGGACGCTGGGTGTTTTCAAAATAAACCGTCGATCTGCCGGTCCTCCAGCGCCCCCACCCGGCCATTTTACCCGTTCATGCAATTTCTGTAACACATAAACCGGTCCGAGGCTATCAACAGGTTGGGGAATCTTGCATTGCATATCCAGCTAACCTGAAGCGACATAGCTAATTTTTAATCATTTACCCCCCTCTAGTGGTAATTATCCAAAAGTACACGAAGTACAACGCAAAAACCCGGAAGGAATACGCTTTCACGAAAGACGTATTCCCCAACTCTTACTTTACCAGCCTTACCCCTCACTCACTTTTATTGTATGTATTCAGGGGCGGATCCCGACAGGGGCAGGACTGGCAGTTGCCCAAGGCGGCATCGTCTGAGGGATCGCCAACTTGGCAAAGTCCCGGCGCCGCCCCACCCTCGGTCGACAAGTCTCTTTTATGATGTTTCACTGAACATCAAACTGGGTGTGTAGGAGCTGTGTCGTTTTCTTCAAATGTTGTTCTTCTCAATGAATAGACTTAACTTCAGGGAAGAATCTACGCAAGACCAGTCATCCCTATAGGCGACATAGGCGGCCTAGGGCGCCAACTTCCGAGAGGGCGCCGGCTTGtcagccaatttcactttgcctcgaagggtggggggaggggggggtgctgacGGTGAGCTCATCCAGGGCATCCCCGTCGGCTAAGACAAATACTAAATCTGTGTCTCATGTCTTTAAAATGAATTGATTTGATTTCAGAACTATCATAAGCCTACCTATAACTTACTGACTATCAGCGATTAATCCCTGAATGTACGATTGGCGCTTTTCTCCCTCACGGTGCATTGGATCCCATGTGTGTCTATTCGTTTCCCTTGTGTGAGACATTAAAGAATATGCATTGCTTTGTACAGTACTTTTACATCAGGAGTTTGAAAACGAGGCAATATACAGgcatctttaaatctttaattATTTACTCTCAAAAGTAAATTGACTCAAAAGTAGGCCGAAACTGAACAGCAGCGAAAAATGAACAGCAACATTTCTCAACAGCAATTCCTGAGGGGGACACAAAACTACTGCTGTACTGttattaaatgtatatatattcatatacaCTAAAGCAGTGGCTGGTTAATAACAATATTAGCAAGTTGAAATGTTTTAAGTACATTATAAAGTCACTGCATGTGCGTCACTTGACTAATTTCCGAGTGAGAATGACCCTAAACTAAATCAATCAaaatattcttaaaaaatatttattctgCTGTTTCTCTAAAGAACATACGTAGAATTAGGCTACGACACCAAATGTTCTCTGTCTCTTATACCTAATGACACCAGTATATGTATTATATTGACATTGTCataatcttttatgatttttttttatcaaattgcCTTTGAAATTACtgatgactttctttttttacttaCTTGGCATTTTGGTGCGCTCAAAAAAGACTAtttgtttacctttttgccatTTTGGCTGGAtgacaaaactcaaaacacacacacagcatgtaaATGATTTACGGCAGGAGAGAAGTAACACCCATCAACGGATCTGAAATTAGGCAGATCGACGGTTTATTTTGAAAACACCCAGCGTCCCATGAGATGACGGAACGAACAAGATGCAGTCTGGTTACACACTGCATCTAATAGAAGTAAACGAGAAGTTTATTAAAAGTTTCATCATAATAAACCAATTGCATCATGTTTAACCCCTGGTCCACTTACGTGTGAATACAGTGTCCGTGCTCTATTATACAATAAAACTGGAAATTTTAAAAACCAGATAAGTTGGGCGAAAGCTGGAAATCCTACATCTACGTATTTGCCCAGTTTTACATAACATGAGTATAAAATGTATGTCAAGTAACGCAGAAAAGCATACAATGAAGATAAAGCATACATTTAATACATGACACATTTCTTTCAGATTCACAATTAGCCTAAATAGCTACAGAATCAGAAAATAACAGCCATCCCGGTCCCCGCGTTTCCCTCGGGCGTGGCTGCTGATCAGGCGTGCATGAAGCTCGTTAGGCTCACCTCCTGTTCCTAtctcacctcctgttcctgtctcacctcctgttcctggctCATCTCCTGTTCCTGTCTCACCTGCTGTTTCTGGCTCATCTCCTGTTCCTGTCTCACCCCCTGTTCCTGcctcacctcctgttcctgcctcacctcctgttcctgtcttACCTCCTGTTGCTGtctcacctcctgttcctgccgTTGATAACCAGCCACAGCTGCCTCGTGTTTTCTCCTCTGTTAATCTTGTACAAAAGCGTCTCCTAATCCTGCGCTCCCCCTTCGGTTATCGTTCtctgtctgtgctgctgcccTGCCTGGTTTCCCCGCAATAAACATCCCCTACTTGGGGTTATTTACCAACGGCCTGCAAGCTTTCCGGTCGCTCCGACATGACAACAGCGTTATACTGTATTTTCCCCAAACTTAGGCTATACATAAAACATTAGTACCACTTTAATTGACGGAACACAAATTATGTAGCATTATGTTATTACTGcagtaattaaccacaaactaagtcttacaTACTGGTCTCTTGTTAATTTATCAATATTGAATAGTGACACATGTTTTATctcaatatatttatatattattatacaataataTATTCGTTACTATATGTTACTTCTGTTCACCTTTGTGATCTACTGAAGAAACAAGTCATGAGTAACAGAAGGTCTCATATTTGTtcttcattaatgaatcatgacgcaTCTTTTATCTGAAGTAGCGACtgtatttttttcatgatttgtcagtagtaactgacttattactACGTATTTGTGACCCGTTTAGTAAAATGTTACCAAAACATTTGATAGTCATTGTCTTCCCCTGGGCGATAAACATATGAAAAcgaaacaaaatgaaatgaaagtgaTCTGCATCGCATCACAATAATTACATGGCCTCTACTTTCGGTTTCCTGACTTCACAGGCTGGGCGGCATGAAACGGTTATTAAACATCTGAGTCCAAGACCGGAGAAGCCAGTCTTCCTACAGTCAGATATCGTCAGGAACAGACAACACATCAGAGAACTGAGCTCTCTAGACAGGAGGCGGTTGTGCAAAATGACTAGAGGttcgtataataataataataataataataattattattatatttcgaGCGTTCCATTCTTGAAAAATTCTTAGCAACACGGACCATACAACAAACGTATATTACGGATCCTATCTTTTATAATTATACAGCTGGTATGTCTGACTTTATACCCTTAACTATCAGACTGGACTCCTGCTCTCTGGTCGGATACCTTCGCTCAGCTGGAAGAGGACGAGCTGGAACACGACGACAGCTGGGCGTTTGCGTTCAACTACAGCCTGACGGAGACCCTGACTTACGCCGAGAGGAGAAGAGGCTGGAAGATCTACCGTCACCATGCTCACGGAGGGTGAGGCCacctttataataataattatgccTACTTAAGACTACAAAAAATGAGCTTATAGAATTGCATAAGGTCCAGCGCAATATGAAAAGTGAATTTGGTCTGCTAACAGCCATGATATATGACTTTATAAACAGATGTGTTCTTGCGTTTACTCAACTGATTCACAATGACCCTTTCAGGACCTGTGATAAttgtttaaattttaaattatatGAATAATTTAAATAGTGTAATATGAGGAATGAATACTGAGCACATGGTATTTCGCACGATGAGTGACTGATCCGGAGGTGTCACTCATACATTTAGCAGTTTGAGGACCGGCAGGCCTGGGCCACAGACACCGGAGATGTGGATGATGAAGTATCTTTACGGTTCCCATTTCAGGTTCAGGTGCAGCACATGTTCCAGACAATGGTCCTCAGCCAGAGCTGTAGTCCTCTTCCGCTACCGCCTGCAGAGCTCTTTGTGCCGGGGAACCATCATCATGCGGCCCTTCGGCCAGGCCTGCCGCCACTGCGGCGGGGATTTTGAACGGCCGGGGTTCTCCCCAAAGGAAGTAGAGAATGTCTTGCTCTGCCTCTTTGATAGGATCAGGAAGAACTGCTACGGGGAGAGAGAGGAAGGCGATGAAGACCTTGACTCCATCTCCCCTGAGAAGGTGTGGACCAAACCCCATGAGAGCACGTTATGCGAGGCCTGCAGTCAAAACATCTGCTGCCAGGATAAGTAGTGCTTGCAGGGCCAAGCACAGGAAGGCAGGCATTCAGCAGGCCTGACTCTCTGTAGAGGGGACATGGGCTGGGGGATTGTGTGCTGCCTTGGAAATCGTCCTTTTTACCAGATAAATAACCAGCAGTAAGGGGTTTAAACCCTTGTGTTTGTAAGACTAATACAAGCCAATTACCCATAAATCACTGTATATAAGCAGACTATCTATACTCCGTAAAAAATAGTTTTGAATTCGACATTAAAATCAGCTTTTGAATGTAactatatttaaatgcattttaatgcaataaaatatttttttattgtcttgTGCTGTGTaatgtaaaaataattaaaattcttatgttaaatgttaaGAAATTTGAAGAAATCATGTACTAATGTAATCAGTATTTTTTGGTGTAACGAGTTTTGTGGTTAGtgcttgttaaaaaaaattatatactgTGCTCACAGAAAATCTGTCACAGCAGGAGCGACAGAAGGTACACAGGCTGGAAATTTTATTAAAGATACAATtagcaaaaaaaatttaaatggatACGAGGGGTTACATGAAAGGAAATAAGGGAGGCAGGGATGCAGCCGGTCGGGGGACTGACAGGGCCAGCACTTAGTAAATGGAAGGTTTCACACCGGAAATCTAGTTTTACTGACCTGAAATGATAAATTTCAAGGGAACAGTTGGGCTCCTGTCCCCTGgaagaaaaaaatctgtttcaCACAACTTAATACTAAATATTAATTTTATACAGTTATTCATATGGTGAATGAACAAGATTTAGTGTTAAAAGACTTTTGAAGAATGTTAACCAACTGACCATAACAAAGCAGGAGCCAAAATGGCAACGGAAATGAAAGAACGAATCTTCTGTGTTGAAAGCAGCTTCCCAATGGCTGCTGAGTCACGTGCCGATGAAGCGTTTCTCTGCCGAGGAATGA encodes:
- the LOC125718870 gene encoding receptor-transporting protein 3-like is translated as MTRDWTPALWSDTFAQLEEDELEHDDSWAFAFNYSLTETLTYAERRRGWKIYRHHAHGGFRCSTCSRQWSSARAVVLFRYRLQSSLCRGTIIMRPFGQACRHCGGDFERPGFSPKEVENVLLCLFDRIRKNCYGEREEGDEDLDSISPEKVWTKPHESTLCEACSQNICCQDK